From one Pogoniulus pusillus isolate bPogPus1 chromosome 37, bPogPus1.pri, whole genome shotgun sequence genomic stretch:
- the AIRIM gene encoding AFG2-interacting ribosome maturation factor — protein MAAAAAAALREWAAAVARLDGAWREALAACAPLLGSLAGLAAQMRAAQRLAWSGSPLGAFGELQERLWRKQRGAAEALLEQLGARRAELRAVRDAVGAGGAAVLRLYEERAAELGLEAALRRGPRCPSLADVLEGLQDVERYYRHLYLESKLFLLRISCDSLMDMEALPQAWEKVLERYKGDVVQDTLLKVSLFVDNHRELCCSPGS, from the exons atggcggcagcggcggcggcggcgctgcgGGAGTGGGCGGCGGCGGTAGCGCGGCTGGACGGGGCCTGGCGGGAGGCGCTGGCCGCCTGCGCGCCGCTGCTGGGCTCGCTGGCCGGGCTGGCGGCGCAGATGCGGGCGGCACAGCGACTGGCGTGGAGCGGCTCGCCCCTGGGGGCCTTCGGTGAGCTGCAGGAGCGGCTGTGGCGGAAGCAGCGCGGCGCGGCGGAggcgctgctggagcagctcggTGCCCGGCG GGCGGAGCTGCGGGCCGTGCGGGACGCCGTGGGGGCCGGTGGAGCTGCCGTGCTGCGGCTGTACGAGGAGCGGGCGgcggagctggggctggaggcgGCCTTGCGGCGCGGGCCGCGCTGCCCCTCGCTGGCGGATgtgctggaggggctgcaggacgTGGAGCGCTACTACCGGCACCT CTACCTGGAGAGCAAACTTTTTCTCCTCCGCATCAGCTGTGACAGCCTGATGGACATGGAAGCCCTCCCACAGGCATGGGAGAAGGTGTTGGAGCGTTACAAGGGAGACGTTGTTCAAG ATACACTCCTCAAGGTCTCTCTGTTTGTGGACAACCAccgggagctgtgctgctctccaggttCCTGA